In Aspergillus chevalieri M1 DNA, chromosome 7, nearly complete sequence, the sequence TCTCTATCCAACAACCGTCTCGCAACCCGCTGTCTAGCAGTCGTCAACAAACTCTGCACACCGGTTTCTTACTACTGCTATCCCAACAACGGCAATGCCAACACCGGCGCAGCTCCCATTCAGGGAGTTCCCGCAGCAGCAAACAAGCCGGTTACTGGAGGAGCAGGGGAAGGGggacagcagcaacaaccaccGATATTGATGCATTTCCCGGATCAGCTGTTCAATGATCCGACGTTTGGTGGTATGTTCCCGGACGTTGATCAGGAGTTGAATTTGAATATGTCCGGGATGGATTTCTCAGAGTGGTTGAATTTTACGCCTTAGCTGGGTTCAGTACACCCATTACGCACAGTTCGGACAGAATATCAAATTTGAATCCACGGAGAACCGAACCGCATATCGTCTTTTCCCGAAATGAATGTTGGAGTTGGAAATAATGTTGAACGATCCCATAATCATCATGTTTTTTCTGTTCTTTTAGATTGCCTTGATACCAATAACAATGCAGATAGATAGAGAGATACCGGGCTACCAACCCAGTATCGGTTGATTTTCGACGTTTGCTTTCAATGttcacatacatacatacacaGATAGACAACACAAATAAATTCTGGTCACTGAATCATACAACTATCCAGCCGAAATAATAAGCCATGTCatagaaaagaggaaaataaCATCCGGTCAATATCAGAAAAAAGTATGCACATGCCCATGCAACAACGCTAAAATGACATAACAAGAATTAAAAAATAACAAAAGAAGCGGTTCTCAATTTGCCCGATGCTAATCCAACAGAAAAAAGTGGTAGATTCCTTCTAGCAGGTCAGTAGGTCCCATAACGCTAGTGCTCATAACGGATGGTGTCTTGTGTTGTAATTTCGTCTATACGGGGGACGAGGGATGCGAGTGATGCTTGGTACGGTTTAGAAAGGGCTTCGTTCAACGAAGCTTCCTTCCTATTCAATGAAGTATAATGGCGAGCCTATTTGCGGGAGTCGCTGGGTTCCCAGTGGATCGGTTCGAAGTCTTGGTTTTGGAAGTGGGCTTGGTTGTAAGGAGAGCTAAAAGTAGGTTAGCTTTCGTTTCAGTTTTCCTAATGGGGTAGAACGGGACTCACTTCTTGAATGGAGTAGTAATCGGAAGAGAATGACTGAGATTGGGTTTCATCACCAACGGATTCAATCGAATTTGAGGCCCATCTGAGGACCGATTCGGCAAACTGCTCATCGGCGGCGGAGGGCCTGACGGAGGAGCAGACATCCGAGGCGCTGGCGGCGATGGCATTTGaaccggtggtggtggtgatgtgGGAATTTGAGCTTGGTAGACTTCCTGAGGGGAAGATACGCGGTATGGGCTTGAAGGAGCCGGAGGAGAAATCGGAGCCGGAGACATCGGGGGCGCACCCATCGCAAAGGCCGGGTCCATCATTAGGTTGGGAATTGACATCAACGTTGGGTTGACGTCGAAGGAGAGGGCACCTTGATCCCAGGGGGAGTAGTTAGAAGTCATTGCGTATTGGTAGTTGACCACGGGTTCCATATTCACAGTTGGTTCGGGACGGTAAAGCAGATCGTAGTGACCTCTATTGTACAAGTTAGCTCACTCGATGCCTCAGAAAAATCTGTGTAGACTCACGGTCGGTATAATAGTCGAATGGTTTCAATGCTGGCCTGGTTTGTCGTCAACAAGTGAGGCGTCACGGCATCGCCCTGGCTGCGGTCGAGATACAGGATCTCAACGGCGAACCCGGATCGTTCAATGACACCATCGACTAATGCTTGGAGCCCGACTTCGTCGATTTCCGATTTGACCGTCTCGATTCGTGTTGCGCAGTATTGATCCAACGGCATGGGGACAAACGCTTGATACCGCTGGGGGTTCAGTTTCATCCACGCGCCTGTAAGAAGCTGAGTTGAGAAATCGTCAGTATTCATTGtcagaaaaaaaagacgGGTATAGTAAACCAACTCTAAAGTGAGTGAGGATTGCGTTCGAGCTGTACTCGACGTTGAACGTGTCGACGAGGAACGAATCGTCACGGACGCCATCTCGAATGACCTGAATTAATTGGGTGAAGACTTGTTCTGTGGCATCGACAAAGATCTCATAAAGGTAGTCTTGATGGCCGACTTGGTCGAGGAGGCTGGATAATGACTTGATCCGCACGAGCTCATTCTGAATCAAAACCAAATCGCGAAGGGCAAAGAGATTTTCGAAGTAGCCAAATGCGACCGCTATGAAAAGTCAGTCAATGATGGTGAATGTCTCCTCGGAAACCGGATCATACCTCTCCAACCGCAATTGCCATCGCCTTTCATGATACGCGACGTGGGATGTGTGAGGGCAAGTGTCTGTACAAGAGATTAGTTAGAAACCACATGAGGTTTCCGTATCGCAAAACGAGGAAAGAAAGTATCGTACACTAGTCTTTGTAGCCAGGGTAGGGTCTGCATTCGCATAATCCATTGCAATTGCCTGAGTCGATTGTTTTGTCGATACGAGCGGGCCCTGCCACCTTGGTGTCAGCCGGATTGTGATGCGGAATCAAGCGGGTTCCTCCCAAGCACTCCATACCTGAACGTCTGGTTCAAACTCGTTAGAGAGCTTCTGAAACCGCTCCATCTCCTCGGTCGATAATGTATTCATGTTGAATGAAGACTTGGCGGCGCTTCGATTCTTGACAGAAGCGGAGAAGTGCGACGACCCGCCGTGGGAGAGGACCGGGGCGGGAGAGTGAAAGGTTCGGTCTTGGTAGATGGAGTTCGCAGCAGATAGGCCGTGATAGTCCGGAAAgtagtggttgtggttgtaaGGCAGGAAATGGGCGAACGAAACATCCGATAAGGACATCGCAAGATTAGAGACTGTGCTTTTAGAGTTCAAGATGACAAGCAGTTGCCTGTATTAGGAAATCGTCAGCTTCCACATCGTCCACCATGAATTAATGGCAGAAAAAGATGGTTTCGTTATACCCACCAGACCAGCCAGCATCTTTTGCTCTACTTCGAGTTGATTTCTGAACTTGCGCACCGGATGGAGAGAGGTTCGGGGAGGATCAGCAGCTGGTATCGGACCCGAGAGACCGTCAGTGAACCGGAAAATCAATAGATAAAAAGTACAGCGCGTTTGCTGAGAAAGCACAAATGGCTATCCGGTGGTGCCATCGAAAGCGCAATGCTCTTTCCTCATAGGTCGTAACAGAACAGAGATACGTATAGACGGTGAGAAAGAGTGGAAACAGATTCCGAGTGATGACAAACCCCGATATCACATCTTACCGACAGAAGAGGATAATTCGAAGGATAAACAGAAGAATAAGAACAAACAGtgaaaaaaggaagaagaaacctACCTTGTTGCTTTTCCAGGCGA encodes:
- a CDS encoding OTU family ubiquitin thioesterase (COG:O;~EggNog:ENOG410PI7S;~InterPro:IPR042467,IPR003323,IPR042468,IPR019400, IPR038765;~MEROPS:MER0029066;~PFAM:PF10275), whose amino-acid sequence is MSLSDVSFAHFLPYNHNHYFPDYHGLSAANSIYQDRTFHSPAPVLSHGGSSHFSASVKNRSAAKSSFNMNTLSTEEMERFQKLSNEFEPDVQGPLVSTKQSTQAIAMDYANADPTLATKTSTLALTHPTSRIMKGDGNCGWRAVAFGYFENLFALRDLVLIQNELVRIKSLSSLLDQVGHQDYLYEIFVDATEQVFTQLIQVIRDGVRDDSFLVDTFNVEYSSNAILTHFRLLTGAWMKLNPQRYQAFVPMPLDQYCATRIETVKSEIDEVGLQALVDGVIERSGFAVEILYLDRSQGDAVTPHLLTTNQASIETIRLLYRPGHYDLLYRPEPTVNMEPVVNYQYAMTSNYSPWDQGALSFDVNPTLMSIPNLMMDPAFAMGAPPMSPAPISPPAPSSPYRVSSPQEVYQAQIPTSPPPPVQMPSPPAPRMSAPPSGPPPPMSSLPNRSSDGPQIRLNPLVMKPNLSHSLPITTPFKNSPYNQAHFQNQDFEPIHWEPSDSRK